CGAATTTGGATCTTGCAGTGCGTAGAGGCGCTCCGTGTTACGATCCCGTACGAGCAGGTCATTGATGTTTCGCAGGCCCCAGACAAACTGCCGATCAGACGTCGTCTCTGCGCTAACGCGCCCCTCGAGGGTCTGCCAGTTCAGCGAGAGGTAGTAATCCCGCGACGTGCCAGCAGCAAGCGTGGAAACGCGCCGGCTCTTGCCGTCGTACGCGTTTTGCTGGATCGGCGCACCGCTGCTCAAAACTTGGACCATTCGGTTCCACGCGTCGTACGTTGCCTGGGCCGCGGTCGATGGAGCGGTCGGTTGCGGAAACTGAGTCGCGTTCCCAGCATGATCATAGGCAGGTATGACCCAGCCGCCGCCGGTGAGGTCGGTGATCTCGTTCACGGCGTTCTCCGTTCCTCGTTTTCCGTTCCCGTTCCGTTTTCCGCGCCCAGCGCCTAGCATCCAATTGCACGCCCAAGTACTCCAATTACCAGCCAGAGCAGACCCGCTAGTACAGATAAAAACGCGGTGGCCAAGCGCGGCTTGCGTACTAAAGCAAATACGGCTGCTAGTAACATCGCGGCGGACACTACCCCGAACAAGCGATTTGCCGGAGCTGCGTCAAGGATAAAATAGACGGGGCCCCAAAGTACATTGTTCATGACAGTTCTCCTGAGCTACGGGTTGAAGCGTGTGTATGCCGTGCGGCCCGGACGCCGAGTCGCCGGCTAGAGCAACAGGCACGTCGCACCGCCTGATCTTTTCAGCGTTGGATGCGCTCCGTGGTTTGATCCTAAACAACATTCGCGGGACAGCCTTTCCCGTTGTTTGGAGGTCGCCATGTGAGGTATGTATTGAGCATGCCAGCAGCGTTACACCAATTGAACGGGACCACGTCAACAAAATAGTGCGAAAGCGTGTCAATCGGACCGACAGGTGCAACCTCATCGGGTGTTCCGGCAGCGGCACCACCCGTTATCAATGTGCCGGCGGCGTCGTAACAACATTGCTGTCCTGGTCCGCCGTCGACTGTTGGTATCGATCGCACACATTCGTTCGCCCCCGGGTGAAACGTTTGGCTCGCCTCTTCTGGATCGTACCAACCGGGAGTTCCAGCGGCAGGAATGGTGCATGGACAGTTGGGGAGGGTAGCGAGCCATCCTGCGCCGGCCGAAGCCTGCGAATTGGCCCAGTCCTTGCACTTCTGCGCATCCGTCTTGCTGCCGAGATTCGGCGGAGGACAGCCTGGTCGATACTGGAGGCCACTGGGATCCGTTCTCGTTATTGGGGAGTCTCCTGCATATGCATATAAGTTCGGTGACGGCGGCATGCTGCCAAGCGGGTCTCGCGAGATAAAACCGCCAAGTATTGCATGAAGCCAACGGTGGCGAACTACATATAAGCTAGTAACTGCTGCCCAATGATAGCTGCCAAAAAGGAGTTGCCAGTCAAATCTAGATGAGGAGATCACAACGAACGACGAGTTACGGAAAACCGGCGAACCATAAGCTGCGTAACTATACCGCTCCTGCACGGCACCGCTGGGGTCGCAAATTGCGGTGACATTCCAGTTGGCATCCTGCATCGAGTAAAACCGCTCGCTGCCCCGATCGCGAAGAACGAGGTCGTCAATGTAGCGCATGCCCCAGACGAACTGCTGATCGGGAACAGCGGACGTCCCGACGCGCTCCTCCACACACTGCCATTCCGCGGTGTAATAAAAGTGCATCAGTTCCGCCGGCGTTGACTCGGTCACGCGGCGGCCTTCACCGTCGTAGGCGCTTTGCTCGATGAGTGTTCCACCGCTGGAAACAGATGTCATCCGATTCCAGGCATCATAAATCGCGGCGTCAGCGGTTATCGGCACACTTGCCTGGGGGAATTGAATCGTATTTCCGGCGGCATCATAGGCCGGCACGACCCATCCGCCGCCGGTGATGCCGGTGATCTCATTGGCCGCGTTCGCCGTGCGGGTTTGCTGAAGCGTCCAAGCGCCGCCGGTGTCCGCCTGGTTGAAGGTCGACCAGTTTCCGGTCGCGTCGAGTCCCCAAGCCTGCGTAAGATCTTCCGTGCCCGAAACGATGCCGGTGTTAGTGGAATTAAGCTGACCGCGATCGAGGCGGGCCAAGCGGTACAGCCCATCATGGGCATAGAGTTCGTCCAAGAAGACGCCCGCGCCTTCAGCGACCGTGTTCTTGCGCCACAGGCGATTGCTGGCGCGGTCGTAGCCGTGCTGGATGCGGTCGAGGTCGGCGTTCGTGGCCGTGTTGTACCAACGGTTATCGGCGACCCGATTGAACCGGTCGAGACCCGTGTAGGGATCGATGCCCGCGCCGTTGATGAGCGACCAGGCAAGCTGCGGCTGCGGCGAAGTGGCCTGCACGAACGTGTCGGCGCCAATCCGCGTATAATCAACCAGGTGCGTGCCGTCGCTGTCGATCAGGCTTGCCACTCGGCTCAAGGTATCGTCGATCTCACCGGCGGCGCCGTAACTCATCGTCACCAGCCGGCCGTTGGGATAAAGCAATCCCGTGGGGCGGATGGTGTTCGCCGAGCCGTCGGCGTATTGATAGCCGATCATGACAGACGTGCTGGTGTCGACGGACCCGTTGTGTTCCTGATACTCGGCTGTGCATTGCTCGAACGAGTTGTAGACGCGCAACACGTCGTTCACGACGTTCGTGCCTGCGGTGTCGGAGAAGCTGGCGACGTGCCCCAGCATCCCACGGATCTCGTACGTGCGGCCAATGCGAAGCACGGAGCCATCGACTCCCGAACCGAGCGTGGTGATGCTGTCAAAAATGTCGCGCCCAAGGAAATCGTGACCGTAAGCATGGACCGTGCCGTTCTGGTCGGCCAGTTGCTTGCGCTCGCTCTGACGGTTGACTAGGTAAGACACCGTGCCGCCGTCGGCGTAGACCATCGACGATAGCACGTCATTGCGCGCCACGTCCGAGGTGCCGAGAGTTGTGCCGTAATTGAAGGTCGTGAGCTGATCGCCGGTGGTGGCATTCAAGGCTTTCATCGTAGCCATGAAATTATCGGCGGTGTAGGTCCATTGAACCGTGACATTTACGTCACCCGTTGAAGGCTGGCCTTGCTGGTAGTTGCGAATGAACTGCATGCGACGACCGGCATCGTCCAGCGTGGTCTGCGTGACGGTGGACGCTGAGTCGATGGTCTGATATGGCTCGCCCCGGCTGTTGTAGAGAGTCAGCGTCACCAGCACTGAGTCGGAACTAGCGGGAACCGCGGCGGGTCGCGCGAACGGGGCGTCGCCATTCGTGCCGTATTCGGCCACCGCCTGGTTGCGGCCAACGCCATCGGGATACATGGCCGCGTAGGTCACCCGGGCCTGCGGCTGCGGCCCGCCGGGTTCCGTCAAGGGCCCCAGGCCGGCGGCGTTATGGAACCGCTGGCGAATGGTGGTTTGGATGCCATCGCTCGCCTCATTCCAAGTTGCCTCGACTTGCTCGACAATGCTGGCGCCGCTGATATCGGCCGCTTGCCCGTAGGTGGGCGTGGTGGAATAGTAGCCAACGTACTGGACCGTTTGGCGATTCAGCGCGTCGTACACTGGCTTGGTGAAGGCGCTGGAACCAGCCGGCAACTGCATCATCACATTGCCTGTCGGGTCGTACCAGGTATTGTCGGTCAGGGAGTTGCCGACCGCTCCGGTATTTGGATCGACGCCGTAGCGGATGCTTTGATAGACGCGACCACGGTTGTCGTAATTTGTCGCCGAGCGGCCGATCAACGTGCCGGTTGCCTGCGCGTGACGATCGACGCGCATGATGCGATCCATCGTGTCGAACGTGTTGACCTGATACGAGTCCTGCGCCAGGTTGATTTGCACCTGACGATTGCGCCAGTCGTACTGCATGGCGGTGACGCGGTTGTTGGCCGAACTGCCGTCGACGGGCATGGGCTGCTGCGTCTGGTTGCCATCGCCGCCGCCCGCGCCGCTGTCGTAAACATTGATCTGCACGGCGACCATGTTGTTGCCGGCCACACCACCGCCAGTCGGGTCGGTGTCGGTGGCGCCAGTGTCATTCGTGCCGATCCAAATCGAGAGCGGCAGATTGCGCGCATCATGCACCGTGCGGGCGATCGTGCCGCCGCCGTTGACCACGCGGTTTTGCCGGCCGATCGAATCGAAGCCGAAATCGGTCTCGTTGTAATTGACGCCTTTCGAGCCGCTCCCGCTCGCGGGTATCAAGAAGTAAACCTGGGTGGCGGTTTGCTGGTCGTTGTCGCTGAAGACATCGTGCGTCCAGCGAACATAGCTCGATTGGCCGAACGTGTCGCTGGGCAGCAAGGGCCCGGCCGTGCTTGCGCGCGTGGCCGAGATCTCGTTGGTGATGTTGCCATCGCCGTCCCTGATGGTGATGGCAACCGGATTGACGAGCGTGTAGGTGTAATTCGGCCCCGTGCCGGTGGCGTAGGCTTGGGCGGTGCGGACCTGCATGTTGACATCATCGAACACCGCCCATGAAGCGCTTCGCACGACGGTGGCCACTCCGCCCAAGTCGATCGCGTGCGAGGGACCGAGCGATTGGATGGTGCGCCCCAGATTGTCGAGCGTGAAGTCTGTGACGAGCGCCATGCCGGTCGCGTCGTCCACGCGCCGCAGAAGGCCGCCGGTCACAATGTCCGTGACGAACTGCGTAACAACCCCACGCTCATTCGTCGAAGACGCGGCATTGCCCCAGTGGTCGAATTGGTCGACGCGGCTTTCGGCCACGCCCGAACCGTTCTGGCTTGCTGGGACGATCGGCCAAATCGTCGTCCGCTGCT
Above is a genomic segment from Pirellulales bacterium containing:
- a CDS encoding RHS repeat-associated core domain-containing protein, whose amino-acid sequence is MTPTPSPLTSVPNSPMHIPTYSDRPVRYGNGEITLANTDLTASGFGQEFGHTRIFSNRLGGDWDYGNGYNWLVRQLPKLMQLGASTIMVVRGTRSTDWFDMINGVYVGRFGTKNTLTHDATAGVFNFAAPNGQLTIFNDFNAGSPNPGLLKSQSVAGGQAIVVTSYAPATTLGIGEVQRSYTSGGVTTIESFLYSFTGVDLAGVLFRRQVGGGAWQNVRQALYAYYGSGDPNGLPGDLQSATVQTWNGTAWQTIDDHYYRYWTTTGGGALPHCLKYVVNSAAYDRMLAAGLNPLTATDAQVAGFADLYLEYDADRHVTLETTNGGLYTHRFAFTTNTNPGYFNDFNNWKTKTVETRPDGSVVTAYSNFVQGVLLKQLASGSQKWIEAVHFNDRADVDQYAYPSAVASFDDTQNNLGIVYNANSGLIRRYSYYGSTAPGYTQSESVQQGTGGTPIVLEQYEYTQVSAGGVTIYPTTAVTAYRDDAGTQPVTTNLAYTFFSGTTAVQQRTTIWPIVPASQNGSGVAESRVDQFDHWGNAASSTNERGVVTQFVTDIVTGGLLRRVDDATGMALVTDFTLDNLGRTIQSLGPSHAIDLGGVATVVRSASWAVFDDVNMQVRTAQAYATGTGPNYTYTLVNPVAITIRDGDGNITNEISATRASTAGPLLPSDTFGQSSYVRWTHDVFSDNDQQTATQVYFLIPASGSGSKGVNYNETDFGFDSIGRQNRVVNGGGTIARTVHDARNLPLSIWIGTNDTGATDTDPTGGGVAGNNMVAVQINVYDSGAGGGDGNQTQQPMPVDGSSANNRVTAMQYDWRNRQVQINLAQDSYQVNTFDTMDRIMRVDRHAQATGTLIGRSATNYDNRGRVYQSIRYGVDPNTGAVGNSLTDNTWYDPTGNVMMQLPAGSSAFTKPVYDALNRQTVQYVGYYSTTPTYGQAADISGASIVEQVEATWNEASDGIQTTIRQRFHNAAGLGPLTEPGGPQPQARVTYAAMYPDGVGRNQAVAEYGTNGDAPFARPAAVPASSDSVLVTLTLYNSRGEPYQTIDSASTVTQTTLDDAGRRMQFIRNYQQGQPSTGDVNVTVQWTYTADNFMATMKALNATTGDQLTTFNYGTTLGTSDVARNDVLSSMVYADGGTVSYLVNRQSERKQLADQNGTVHAYGHDFLGRDIFDSITTLGSGVDGSVLRIGRTYEIRGMLGHVASFSDTAGTNVVNDVLRVYNSFEQCTAEYQEHNGSVDTSTSVMIGYQYADGSANTIRPTGLLYPNGRLVTMSYGAAGEIDDTLSRVASLIDSDGTHLVDYTRIGADTFVQATSPQPQLAWSLINGAGIDPYTGLDRFNRVADNRWYNTATNADLDRIQHGYDRASNRLWRKNTVAEGAGVFLDELYAHDGLYRLARLDRGQLNSTNTGIVSGTEDLTQAWGLDATGNWSTFNQADTGGAWTLQQTRTANAANEITGITGGGWVVPAYDAAGNTIQFPQASVPITADAAIYDAWNRMTSVSSGGTLIEQSAYDGEGRRVTESTPAELMHFYYTAEWQCVEERVGTSAVPDQQFVWGMRYIDDLVLRDRGSERFYSMQDANWNVTAICDPSGAVQERYSYAAYGSPVFRNSSFVVISSSRFDWQLLFGSYHWAAVTSLYVVRHRWLHAILGGFISRDPLGSMPPSPNLYAYAGDSPITRTDPSGLQYRPGCPPPNLGSKTDAQKCKDWANSQASAGAGWLATLPNCPCTIPAAGTPGWYDPEEASQTFHPGANECVRSIPTVDGGPGQQCCYDAAGTLITGGAAAGTPDEVAPVGPIDTLSHYFVDVVPFNWCNAAGMLNTYLTWRPPNNGKGCPANVV